In Leptospirillum ferriphilum, the following proteins share a genomic window:
- a CDS encoding TonB-dependent receptor has product MKRRGWMPGSSRFLAMVAGFLVSLDCHVGMAMGLSGGPDNEKKSPPSSATVQKHLGNSVIYGVVLSVKGGQPLSGVPIRMQNSETGKTYQKTSDDQGAFIFRELPSGSYRIVAGGGAFSVQTKEGLLQAGTVGEMDFRLQALSKGTAELSGRIYEGQGSHKTPVSARLDAKNMKTGEIYTVSSDEKGSFDLKALPSGRYLVQVVKKGYSPLVEAVQVDLVTRRDFRLKLDQLAQADIRAEGNRKIRDTTGAISVIGQKKFQQNLTTGAAYTLMQNSPSIEYFSRSGSQGISGGMNYMSCRGYTVGGANTSPTGTAGIEISVEGVPQNIEADGGEIYDLGIMNTDVKSASIQRGVTTSRQTGNYAAGCAIDFHLVDPSADAYQTINSGGGSYGLYYTSYINNSGINKDNGVGAYNDFTILHQDGFREFTPLTEYQYYGNLTKYLESGKLYFLATANYKNYDRGASVTLNNYNAFGPSFNGGASYSNPNNPGSTPNAPFYKNWDYGRFMLDLGFRDQLTPSIRVKNSLYAVVEPQGDTSMPAGFGSCNGTTCTSNQFSATSPLYQSINPNFSNQLGYQFLQNYYQAEGYKTGDIAEIRYRLWKDDNLYLGMKGQYATYHYYTDPMFSDNIVGGTINAIYSQTSIVGYLEDHYRPAKPVLLNVGFRVASVSQYFNDQVPADQWSLFTGGGTYTGGGGVGMSNGASMLIPMPHVGLNIYPTDNWKLYVTGGESFAPPAIFDYKGFAPGSLVGGVSPENVWDLSAGVRYSRKRGYLAADLFSDYITNMPVALPFTSGTTTYTQYENVGQARQQGVEAEGKLVLGAGFNLSGNFTYLWGVLGNTPVGSLNFAGDMIPFVPLDMGNLALSWDHGPWHITVDERYTGMMNVIDFSGGPTGTGNPMINVPGYFTTDLYASYDLPVVKSWYKSASVYVDAFNLLNTNYYNPAGLEPGPNNLETLFIYPGEPVNVFAGVRMTF; this is encoded by the coding sequence ATGAAGAGGCGCGGGTGGATGCCGGGATCGTCCCGGTTTCTTGCGATGGTTGCCGGCTTTCTGGTGAGTCTGGATTGTCATGTGGGGATGGCGATGGGGTTGTCCGGCGGACCGGACAATGAGAAGAAGTCTCCTCCTTCGTCGGCGACTGTCCAGAAACATCTGGGAAACAGCGTGATTTACGGAGTTGTTCTGTCGGTGAAGGGGGGACAGCCCCTCTCCGGCGTACCGATCCGGATGCAAAACAGCGAGACCGGAAAAACATACCAGAAGACGAGTGACGATCAGGGAGCGTTCATTTTTCGGGAACTTCCTTCCGGATCCTATCGGATCGTGGCGGGTGGCGGGGCATTCTCCGTTCAGACGAAGGAAGGTCTTCTTCAGGCGGGAACCGTCGGGGAAATGGATTTTCGCCTTCAGGCCCTTTCAAAAGGAACGGCAGAACTTTCCGGCCGCATTTATGAAGGGCAGGGATCCCATAAAACGCCGGTGTCCGCCCGTCTGGATGCAAAAAATATGAAAACAGGAGAAATCTATACCGTTTCTTCCGACGAAAAGGGTTCTTTTGACCTGAAAGCGCTTCCTTCCGGGCGTTACCTTGTTCAGGTGGTCAAAAAAGGGTATTCCCCCTTGGTCGAAGCCGTACAGGTGGATCTGGTGACCCGGCGCGATTTCCGTCTGAAGCTGGACCAGCTTGCCCAGGCGGATATCCGGGCGGAGGGAAACAGAAAAATTCGCGATACGACCGGGGCGATTTCGGTCATCGGGCAAAAGAAGTTCCAGCAGAACCTGACGACCGGGGCGGCCTATACCCTGATGCAGAACTCGCCTTCGATCGAATATTTCTCCCGCTCGGGATCCCAGGGCATTTCCGGTGGAATGAACTACATGTCCTGCCGGGGATATACCGTGGGGGGTGCCAATACGAGTCCCACCGGAACGGCCGGGATCGAAATTTCCGTGGAAGGCGTTCCCCAGAATATCGAGGCGGACGGGGGGGAGATCTATGATCTGGGTATCATGAACACCGATGTGAAGTCGGCTTCGATCCAGCGGGGGGTGACGACATCGCGGCAGACGGGGAACTATGCGGCCGGATGCGCCATCGATTTTCATCTGGTGGATCCCTCTGCTGACGCATACCAGACGATCAATTCGGGTGGCGGGTCCTATGGACTTTACTACACGAGCTACATCAACAATTCGGGGATCAACAAGGACAATGGAGTCGGAGCGTACAACGATTTTACCATTCTTCACCAGGACGGCTTCCGGGAGTTCACTCCCCTGACCGAATACCAGTATTACGGGAATCTGACGAAATACCTGGAATCCGGGAAACTGTATTTTCTCGCCACGGCCAACTACAAAAACTACGACCGGGGAGCATCGGTCACCCTGAACAACTACAACGCCTTCGGGCCCTCCTTTAACGGAGGGGCAAGCTATTCGAACCCCAACAACCCGGGAAGCACCCCGAATGCCCCCTTTTACAAGAACTGGGATTATGGCCGTTTCATGCTCGACCTGGGGTTCAGGGACCAGTTGACGCCTTCAATCCGGGTGAAAAATTCCCTCTATGCGGTGGTGGAGCCCCAGGGCGACACGAGCATGCCGGCGGGATTCGGGTCATGCAACGGGACCACCTGTACGTCCAACCAGTTCAGTGCGACATCTCCGCTGTATCAGTCGATCAACCCGAATTTCAGCAACCAGCTCGGGTACCAGTTCCTGCAAAACTATTATCAGGCGGAAGGGTACAAGACGGGGGACATTGCTGAAATCAGATACCGTCTCTGGAAGGACGACAATCTCTATCTCGGCATGAAAGGGCAGTACGCCACCTACCACTACTATACGGATCCGATGTTTTCGGACAATATCGTGGGCGGGACCATTAACGCCATCTATTCCCAGACCTCGATTGTGGGATATCTGGAAGACCATTATCGTCCGGCCAAGCCTGTTCTTCTGAACGTCGGGTTTCGTGTCGCCAGCGTTTCCCAGTACTTTAACGATCAGGTGCCCGCCGATCAGTGGAGTCTCTTCACGGGAGGAGGAACCTACACGGGGGGAGGAGGAGTCGGGATGAGCAACGGGGCTTCCATGCTGATACCCATGCCCCATGTGGGGTTAAATATCTATCCCACGGACAACTGGAAACTCTATGTGACCGGAGGGGAATCCTTTGCGCCCCCGGCTATTTTCGACTACAAGGGATTCGCCCCGGGGTCCCTGGTTGGCGGGGTTTCCCCGGAAAACGTCTGGGATCTGAGCGCCGGTGTGCGTTACAGCCGGAAGCGGGGATATCTCGCCGCCGACCTGTTCAGCGACTACATTACCAATATGCCCGTCGCTCTTCCTTTTACCTCCGGGACCACCACCTATACCCAGTATGAGAACGTTGGGCAGGCCCGCCAGCAGGGGGTGGAAGCGGAAGGGAAACTCGTCCTGGGGGCAGGCTTCAATCTTTCCGGCAACTTCACATATTTGTGGGGCGTTCTCGGAAATACCCCTGTCGGTTCCCTGAACTTTGCGGGAGACATGATTCCCTTTGTGCCTCTGGATATGGGGAATCTGGCGTTGTCCTGGGATCATGGCCCCTGGCACATCACCGTCGATGAGCGGTACACGGGAATGATGAACGTGATTGATTTTTCGGGCGGTCCGACCGGGACAGGGAATCCGATGATCAATGTTCCGGGGTATTTCACGACCGATCTTTACGCGTCCTATGATCTTCCGGTTGTGAAATCCTGGTACAAGTCGGCGAGCGTGTATGTCGATGCCTTTAACCTTCTGAATACGAATTATTACAATCCGGCAGGACTCGAACCGGGTCCCAACAACCTTGAGACGCTCTTCATTTATCCGGGGGAACCGGTCAATGTATTTGCCGGCGTGCGAATGACCTTCTGA